The Globicephala melas chromosome 13, mGloMel1.2, whole genome shotgun sequence genome includes a region encoding these proteins:
- the LOC115855244 gene encoding calcium release-activated calcium channel protein 1, with the protein MQISTRRRPIVVRAGGPGPRDPGRCLARRLSSLQTRAFASGVAGLRACAVVASSTFSSLAAGRVRPDPRRGPGGGCLSRRRRRRCGGGWGPLPSQAPGPARAFSACSMHPEPAPPPSSNSPELPLSCGNTTSGSRRSRRRSGDGEPPGSPSPPPPAVTYPDWIGQSYSEVMSLNEHSMQALSWRKLYLSRAKLKASSRTSALLSGFAMVAMVEVQLDADHDYPPGLLIAFSACTTVLVAVHLFALMISTCILPNIEAVSNVHNLNSVKESPHERMHRHIELAWAFSTVIGTLLFLAEVVLLCWVKFLPLKKQPGQVRPTSKPPASGAAANVSGSTGGITPGQAAAIASTTIMVPFGLIFIVFAVHFYRSLVSHKTDRQFQELNELAEFARLQDQLDHRGDHPLTPGSHYA; encoded by the exons ATGCAAATCAGCACGCGGCGGCGGCCAATCGTGGTGCGCGCCGGGGGTCCGGGGCCCAGGGATCCGGGACGCTGCCTCGCGCGCAGGCTTTCGTCTCTGCAGACCCGGGCTTTTGCAAGCGGCGTGGCGGGCTTGCGAGCTTGTGCTGTAGTCGCTTCCTCGACCTTCTCGTCTTTAGCGGCCGGCCGGGTCAGGCCGGACCCGCGCAGGGGCCCAGGCGGCGGCTGCCTCAGccggaggcggaggcggaggtgcgggggggggtgggggccgCTGCCTTCGCAGGCGCCTGGGCCGGCCCGCGCCTTTTCAGCGTGCTCCATGCATCCggagcccgccccgcccccgagcAGCAACAGCCCTGAGCTTCCCCTCAGCTGCGGCAACACTACCAGCGGCAGCCGCCGGAGCCGCCGGCGCAGCGGGGACGGGGAGCCCCCGGGGTCGCCGTCGCCCCCGCCGCCCGCCGTGACCTACCCGGACTGGATCGGCCAGAGTTACTCGGAGGTGATGAGCCTAAACGAGCACTCCATGCAGGCGCTGTCCTGGCGCAAGCTCTACTTGAGCCGCGCCAAGCTCAAAGCCTCCAGCCGGACTTCGGCTCTGCTCTCCGGCTTCGCCATG gtggcGATGGTGGAGGTGCAGCTGGACGCTGACCACGACTACCCGCCGGGGCTGCTCATCGCCTTCAGTGCCTGCACCACGGTGCTGGTGGCCGTGCACCTGTTTGCGCTCATGATCAGCACCTGCATCCTGCCCAATATTGAGGCGGTGAGCAACGTGCACAACCTCAACTCGGTCAAAGAGTCGCCCCACGAGCGCATGCACCGCCACATCGAGCTGGCCTGGGCCTTCTCCACTGTCATCGGCACGCTGCTCTTCCTGGCTGAGGTCGTGCTGCTCTGCTGGGTCAAGTTCTTGCCTCTCAAGAAACAGCCGGGTCAGGTGCGGCCCACCAGCAAGCCCCCGGCCAGCGGCGCAGCCGCCAACGTCAGCGGCAGCACCGGCGGCATCACCCCAGGACAGGCCGCCGCCATCGCCTCCACCACCATTATGGTGCCCTTCGGCCTGATCTTTATCGTCTTTGCTGTCCACTTCTACCGCTCACTGGTCAGCCATAAGACGGACCGACAGTTCCAGGAGCTCAATGAGCTGGCCGAGTTTGCCCGCCTGCAGGACCAGCTGGACCACAGAGGGGACCACCCCCTGACCCCCGGCAGCCACTATGCCTAA